TTGAGCGAATAGATCATGAATATCACCGCATCAAGCGCGCGCCCCAGATCGGCATCGTCGAAAACAACGACGGGGTTCTTGCCGCCGAGTTCGAAATGAACACGCTTCAGGGTATCCGCACCCTGCTTCATGATCATCGACCCGGTGCGGCTTTCGCCGACAAAGGCGATGGCCTTGATATCGGGGTGCTCTGTCAATGCCTTGCCGGCATCTTCGCCGAAGCCGTTGACGAGGTTCCAGACGCCTTCGGGCAATCCGGCCTCTTCCGCGATCTCCATCAGGATACGCGCGGTCAGCGGCGAGAATTCAGCCGGTTTGTGAACCACCGTGCATCCGGCGGCAAGCGCCGGCGCGATCTTCCAGGTGGACAGCATGAACGGCGTGTTCCATGGCGTGATGACCCCGACCGGACCGATGGGGACACGTGTCGTGACGTTCATGAGGGTCGGCGAGGGCAGGGACTGCCCATCCCGTGCGCCTGGAGCCTTGTCGGCGAAGAACCGGAAGTTTTCCGCACCGCGCAGGGCGGCCTTCGACATGAAACGAAGGGCCTGGCCGGTGTCCCAGCATTCGCAAAGCGCGATTTCTTCCGCCCGTTCGACGATCTTGTCCGCGATCCTGTGAAGGATTTTCCTGCGTTCACCGGCTGCCATGTCCCGCCAGGCCGGGAACGCTGCCCTGGCGGCCCGGGCAGCGGCGTCGATATCGGCAGCACCGCCCCTGGCAACGCTGCAGATCAGGCTCTCATCGACCGGAGAATGCGTTTCGAACGTGTCACCGGAAAGCGCCGGGCATGCTTTTCCGCCGATCTGGTTGAGGATCCCTGTCTCCTGGAAACGGGCAAGGTATCCGTTCAGCTTGTCGATGTTCTCACTAAGGCCAGACATGGTTCAAGCGGTCCCCAAATGTGCGCGGATGCTGCCCGTCTTGGGCGACAGGTCCGGGTCGATGTCACGCATTTCCAGGGAAAGCGCGAGCGAACTTGTTTCAA
This region of uncultured Roseibium sp. genomic DNA includes:
- the hpaE gene encoding 5-carboxymethyl-2-hydroxymuconate semialdehyde dehydrogenase, whose product is MSGLSENIDKLNGYLARFQETGILNQIGGKACPALSGDTFETHSPVDESLICSVARGGAADIDAAARAARAAFPAWRDMAAGERRKILHRIADKIVERAEEIALCECWDTGQALRFMSKAALRGAENFRFFADKAPGARDGQSLPSPTLMNVTTRVPIGPVGVITPWNTPFMLSTWKIAPALAAGCTVVHKPAEFSPLTARILMEIAEEAGLPEGVWNLVNGFGEDAGKALTEHPDIKAIAFVGESRTGSMIMKQGADTLKRVHFELGGKNPVVVFDDADLGRALDAVIFMIYSLNGERCTSSSRLLVQENIADAFEARLIERVNAIRVGHPLDPQTEVGPLIHKTHLDKVTGYFDLARENGATVAAGGSRVGDTGYFVRPTLFTRANNAMDIAQQEIFGPVLTSIRFKDEDDALKLANDVQYGLTGYVWTNDLTRALRFTDALEAGMIWVNSENVRHLPTPFGGVKASGIGRDGGDWSFEFYMEQKNVAFATGHHKIPRLGA